A region of Sulfurimonas sp. DNA encodes the following proteins:
- a CDS encoding type VI secretion system Vgr family protein, which produces MGHIPNLNILSIIDKSISAQLKLSEYNQADTMMQGRDSYSVYELEGKSSILTGYEYKLTFISDEEINVEDIVDTETELHLRDETSPLNSKKIYGKIIEAKENGSVARKKLYQIKVVSPLHYLSLNQRYEVYQEMNVPDIISSIIAKYSVLLNIQLDVKIDTQTIPKRHTCTQYKQSDFEFIKMLCEEEGYILLIDASSNNPYTVTLCELNEHAPLNTEIIECTYNKVKTFSTSAQAQDYYENKKPSLDFSIQAGQVMHSHTFADNEVTSQLRSDIKKETLRDRLDKLDESLYKDLSRYAKIDAEQGFSQGIRVLGNSEELSVKDGVVLNLKDIKGHKNTQVIVLSVKYKAIFPNALDEYAQVADDEQQAQYSVEFIAIPSDVIYRPQVITSKPRIHSIQTAIVSNTDKDTQKFANEIDVNERGEIKVIFHFDEKRPTSAYVPLSNIYSGDGYGVQFLPRVNSEVIVSFINGDIDRPIITGALHNGENRHPFNLPKEKTKSFIKTQTTPQYEDKEGYNELLFEDKQGEELLSLRAQNDYELNVLNNSNTHIANNKKIIIDNDLELSVQNDSTQTIGNDKKVNILGNEIKTIEKEQILTIKEDQEIHILKDANTIINNNQKTIIEQDLIQRIKGQVTHYIEKDQKEKYLANLFLQIEAELGIEITSSYHLNAKTIKQEAETVEIEASDGISLKCGGSVLTVDGGGIHLKASKVDTDSGNAGVTASKIAIAKIEKPLYNKLKVTKVEASITKQDEITQVLTYTASVEKFEDGAWSETTELTTTQEAQINWYFIKNNDQENKDILTDNPTDDTINIKGLEMSVTLEKENIYKHGHAHAFVVDAVEEGYEVTELKRMLEVEDILVNITNNDNKEFEAQAIYNVDEITEEEKAETRWTVEGKDVPESNAKGTMTHTYKGEKLDLKITAYIETTQMNVAVAHANFADSEEEINGEEKSNE; this is translated from the coding sequence ATGGGTCACATACCAAATTTAAATATACTCTCTATAATTGACAAAAGCATCTCAGCCCAACTAAAACTATCTGAATATAATCAAGCAGATACTATGATGCAAGGAAGAGACTCCTATAGCGTATATGAACTAGAAGGTAAAAGTTCAATCTTAACTGGGTACGAATATAAACTTACCTTTATAAGTGATGAAGAGATAAATGTAGAGGATATAGTAGATACAGAAACAGAGCTACACTTAAGAGATGAAACAAGCCCATTGAACTCTAAAAAGATATATGGAAAAATCATTGAAGCTAAAGAGAATGGAAGTGTAGCAAGAAAAAAGCTTTACCAAATAAAAGTAGTATCCCCTCTACACTATCTTTCACTTAACCAAAGATATGAAGTCTATCAAGAGATGAATGTACCTGATATCATTTCATCTATCATTGCAAAATATTCAGTACTACTAAATATTCAACTTGATGTAAAAATAGATACTCAAACTATACCAAAGCGTCATACTTGTACACAGTATAAACAAAGTGATTTTGAATTTATTAAAATGTTGTGTGAAGAAGAAGGTTACATCCTTCTAATAGATGCATCTTCAAATAATCCATACACAGTTACCCTATGTGAACTAAACGAACATGCTCCACTAAATACAGAAATAATAGAATGTACATATAATAAAGTTAAAACATTTTCAACATCAGCACAAGCACAAGACTATTATGAAAATAAAAAGCCTTCCTTAGACTTCAGTATACAAGCAGGACAAGTAATGCATAGTCATACTTTTGCTGATAATGAAGTAACATCCCAATTACGCTCAGATATAAAAAAAGAGACTCTCCGTGATAGACTTGATAAACTAGATGAGTCTCTATATAAAGACCTCTCTCGTTATGCAAAGATAGATGCAGAGCAAGGTTTTTCACAAGGTATTAGAGTTCTAGGAAACTCAGAAGAATTAAGTGTTAAAGATGGAGTGGTTCTAAACCTAAAAGATATTAAAGGACATAAGAATACTCAAGTAATTGTTCTAAGTGTAAAGTATAAAGCAATATTTCCAAATGCCTTAGATGAGTATGCTCAAGTTGCAGATGATGAGCAACAAGCACAGTACAGTGTAGAGTTCATAGCAATCCCAAGTGATGTTATATATAGACCCCAAGTAATTACTTCTAAACCACGAATCCACTCTATACAAACAGCAATAGTTTCAAATACAGATAAAGATACTCAAAAGTTTGCAAATGAAATAGATGTAAACGAAAGAGGAGAGATAAAAGTAATATTTCACTTTGATGAAAAGAGACCTACCTCTGCTTATGTACCACTCTCAAATATCTATAGTGGAGATGGCTATGGCGTACAGTTCTTACCTAGAGTTAACTCTGAAGTAATAGTAAGCTTTATAAATGGAGATATAGATAGACCAATAATAACGGGAGCTTTGCACAATGGAGAAAACCGACATCCATTTAACCTGCCAAAAGAAAAAACAAAGTCATTTATAAAAACCCAAACAACACCCCAATATGAAGATAAAGAGGGATATAATGAACTACTCTTTGAAGATAAACAAGGAGAAGAGTTACTAAGCCTAAGAGCACAGAATGATTATGAACTAAATGTACTAAACAATAGTAATACTCATATAGCAAACAATAAAAAAATAATCATAGATAATGACCTAGAACTCTCTGTCCAAAACGATTCAACCCAAACAATAGGAAATGATAAGAAAGTAAATATACTAGGTAATGAGATAAAGACAATAGAAAAAGAGCAAATACTAACAATCAAAGAAGACCAAGAGATACATATACTTAAAGATGCTAACACCATCATCAATAATAATCAAAAAACAATCATAGAACAAGATCTTATCCAAAGGATAAAAGGTCAAGTAACTCACTATATAGAAAAAGACCAAAAAGAGAAATACTTAGCAAATCTATTTTTACAAATAGAAGCAGAACTTGGGATTGAAATAACAAGCTCTTACCATTTAAACGCAAAAACAATTAAACAAGAAGCTGAAACTGTAGAAATAGAAGCAAGTGATGGAATAAGCCTAAAGTGTGGTGGAAGTGTTCTAACTGTAGATGGAGGAGGGATTCATCTAAAAGCATCAAAAGTTGATACTGACTCAGGAAATGCAGGAGTAACAGCGAGTAAAATTGCTATTGCTAAAATAGAAAAACCACTCTATAATAAACTCAAAGTTACAAAAGTTGAAGCAAGCATTACTAAACAAGATGAGATTACCCAAGTATTAACATACACAGCTAGTGTAGAAAAGTTTGAAGATGGTGCATGGAGTGAAACAACAGAACTTACAACAACACAAGAGGCACAAATCAACTGGTACTTCATTAAAAATAATGACCAAGAGAATAAAGATATATTAACAGACAACCCAACAGATGATACCATTAATATCAAAGGTTTAGAAATGTCTGTTACACTCGAAAAAGAGAATATCTATAAACACGGACATGCTCATGCATTTGTAGTTGATGCAGTTGAAGAGGGATATGAAGTTACTGAACTTAAACGTATGCTTGAGGTAGAAGATATTCTCGTTAATATCACGAACAATGACAATAAAGAGTTTGAAGCTCAAGCAATATATAATGTTGATGAGATTACTGAAGAAGAAAAAGCAGAAACAAGATGGACAGTAGAAGGTAAAGATGTTCCTGAGTCAAATGCAAAAGGGACAATGACTCATACCTATAAGGGTGAA